One genomic window of bacterium includes the following:
- a CDS encoding flagellar biosynthetic protein FliO, whose amino-acid sequence MVKKKLLFIGLILILSTIESTVLSQPAEFNESEKIIDSAKDVVKETPKKEKYDVNLFVLMGKTVVSLVIIAALIYFVLRFFLKGQRWLTRQQEFIQTIATHFLAPNKYIQIVEIGNKLLVLGISEHNINLLTEIEDKEVIDLIKTQVSRAEDKLQLSFIQHLKKRLMKPQLEQTDYEEKLKFLNKQREKLKSLEL is encoded by the coding sequence ATGGTGAAGAAAAAACTTTTATTCATTGGGTTGATTTTAATTTTATCTACTATTGAATCAACGGTATTGTCACAGCCAGCAGAATTCAACGAAAGCGAGAAAATAATTGATTCTGCAAAAGATGTGGTTAAAGAAACTCCCAAAAAAGAAAAATACGATGTCAATCTGTTTGTTCTGATGGGGAAGACAGTTGTTTCACTCGTAATTATTGCGGCACTTATTTATTTTGTTCTTCGTTTCTTCCTCAAAGGACAAAGATGGCTTACTCGACAACAAGAATTTATTCAAACCATCGCCACTCACTTTTTAGCCCCTAATAAATATATTCAGATAGTAGAAATCGGAAATAAATTATTAGTTTTAGGCATCAGTGAACATAATATTAATTTATTAACGGAGATAGAGGATAAGGAAGTCATAGACCTTATTAAAACACAAGTAAGTAGAGCGGAAGATAAACTACAACTATCCTTTATTCAACATTTGAAAAAAAGGCTTATGAAACCACAGTTAGAACAAACAGATTACGAGGAAAAACTTAAATTTTTGAATAAACAAAGAGAAAAACTGAAAAGTTTAGAATTATAG
- a CDS encoding class I SAM-dependent methyltransferase: MLEKRNCLLCKSGDYKVVKALNGCNFKECLNCGFIYLDPQPDENAIQEFYPKEYFNSQHPQGYHDLIARKDDVINYRLKAIMELVNLLCSGKGKLLEVGCALGYFLELAQASGWEAQGIELSPWASAYAQEKTKVKVSSGKLEDIKFPDSYFDVIVMIELIEHTQNPLLFLKEVERILKPDGMILLTTPNSKSIHHKIWKRKFQEIFFIPEHLFLFSIPTIKRLLELSDLKPIHLETKTYLRRYYDYKIPQGWGRQIRALCRRLILKSINNLNLGEMLLVAARKKETIGNIG; the protein is encoded by the coding sequence ATGCTTGAAAAAAGAAATTGTCTCCTCTGTAAATCTGGAGATTATAAAGTAGTAAAAGCCCTGAATGGGTGTAATTTTAAAGAATGTCTAAATTGTGGGTTTATTTATCTTGACCCTCAGCCAGATGAAAATGCCATTCAGGAATTTTACCCAAAAGAGTATTTTAATTCACAACATCCACAAGGCTATCATGACCTTATTGCCAGAAAAGACGATGTGATAAATTATAGACTTAAAGCGATAATGGAATTAGTCAATTTATTATGTTCGGGGAAGGGGAAATTACTTGAGGTCGGGTGTGCGTTAGGATATTTTCTGGAATTAGCTCAGGCCTCGGGTTGGGAAGCTCAAGGCATAGAATTATCACCCTGGGCATCCGCCTATGCTCAGGAAAAGACAAAGGTTAAAGTCTCAAGTGGAAAACTTGAAGATATTAAATTTCCTGACTCATATTTTGATGTCATCGTGATGATAGAATTAATAGAACATACTCAAAACCCACTCCTGTTTTTAAAAGAAGTGGAAAGAATACTAAAGCCTGATGGTATGATTCTTCTAACTACGCCTAATTCAAAAAGTATTCATCATAAAATCTGGAAAAGGAAATTTCAAGAGATATTTTTTATCCCAGAACATCTATTTTTATTCTCAATACCGACGATTAAACGGCTATTGGAATTAAGTGACTTGAAACCAATACACTTAGAGACAAAAACCTATTTAAGACGATACTATGATTACAAAATTCCTCAAGGATGGGGACGACAAATAAGAGCACTATGTAGAAGATTGATATTGAAATCAATTAATAACTTGAATTTAGGCGAGATGCTACTCGTAGCCGCAAGGAAGAAAGAGACAATCGGTAATATTGGTTAG
- the plsY gene encoding glycerol-3-phosphate 1-O-acyltransferase PlsY, whose amino-acid sequence MEIILVIIFSYLIGAIPTAYIIGRIFGKVDIRTVGSGNVGASNVYRIVGKTAGISVLIIDILKGFLPIYLVNLLAFATIYQIMAGLGAIIGHIWTIFLKFKGGKGVATGLGVFLGLTPIPVLIALLVFLLVVAISRYISIGSIIAAILIPVLLLFFKEEPEIIIFALVISWLIVIRHIPNIKRLITGQEHKFDIKKS is encoded by the coding sequence GTGGAAATTATATTAGTCATCATTTTCAGCTATTTAATCGGGGCAATCCCTACCGCATACATTATTGGCAGAATTTTTGGGAAGGTAGATATAAGAACTGTTGGAAGTGGAAATGTTGGTGCAAGTAATGTTTATAGAATAGTGGGAAAAACCGCAGGCATCAGTGTTTTAATCATTGATATTCTGAAAGGGTTTCTACCTATTTATCTTGTTAATTTATTAGCATTCGCTACGATATACCAGATTATGGCTGGTTTAGGGGCGATTATTGGACATATCTGGACAATATTCCTTAAATTTAAAGGGGGAAAAGGAGTCGCCACAGGATTAGGAGTATTTCTGGGGCTGACACCTATCCCTGTACTGATTGCCTTGTTAGTATTTCTATTAGTTGTGGCTATATCACGATATATTTCCATAGGTTCAATTATAGCCGCGATACTTATCCCGGTGTTGCTTTTATTTTTTAAAGAGGAGCCAGAAATAATAATTTTTGCTCTGGTAATTTCCTGGCTCATTGTGATAAGGCATATCCCTAATATTAAAAGACTTATAACTGGTCAGGAACATAAATTTGATATTAAAAAATCTTAA
- a CDS encoding 6-hydroxymethylpterin diphosphokinase MptE-like protein, with the protein MDYFDLNMGLLRKRQPLLAKRLEEVIPAQNIDVSSLSATPIIDPKINLSHINTLAVLGFGMGTHIRELVERTQEKTLVLVVDPDIATFKALLKIIDLTPILKRPNVKLAIGEFAPYAVRSRIDNYYKINTIPDITVAEHKPSVAKNPLYYEEVKTLLEEATVVGRQNLATLAENSTLWQNQILINLPIIIKCPGLRTLYGRFQNMPVIIVAAGPSLDKNVMHLKEAKDKAVIICVDTALRTLFNHNIKPDLVITIDATAKNYNYYLKDLDISDIYLIAGPAVYPETFLAAISKIFVSSFGHPLLDWIETFIGVKGTIKLGGSVSTAAFDLARRGAANPIIFIGQDLGFPDDKVYTSGVKKERFEEAEKIWPTVEFMWVEDVYGGKVKTVQGMWTWIKWFEHQISEMPQTLCIDATEGGAKIPGTKILTLKETIEKYCQKSINIDQILQQAYNSYVLPDMNNLLKEIEGIIKDWKKVQFIGKEGTALANRLLETIADNHIDKKAMKMFKELGILYHRIIENHRGFMRLSSWNLESLLFRMERFSLSTDPVVKATACKNFFEEISTYCQETVISLTSVREKLFQIQSERKNNA; encoded by the coding sequence ATGGATTACTTCGACTTAAATATGGGATTATTGAGAAAAAGGCAACCGCTGTTAGCAAAACGATTAGAAGAAGTAATTCCTGCTCAAAATATTGATGTTAGCTCTTTATCGGCTACACCGATTATTGACCCGAAGATTAATTTGAGTCATATTAATACCCTGGCGGTGTTAGGGTTTGGGATGGGGACTCATATCCGCGAACTGGTAGAACGGACTCAGGAAAAAACACTTGTATTGGTGGTTGACCCTGATATAGCGACATTCAAGGCATTACTTAAAATAATAGACCTGACTCCTATCTTAAAAAGACCAAATGTTAAACTTGCCATTGGAGAATTTGCGCCGTATGCAGTGCGTTCTCGAATAGATAATTACTATAAAATAAATACCATTCCTGATATAACCGTTGCTGAACATAAACCATCGGTTGCTAAAAATCCTCTTTATTATGAAGAAGTAAAAACTTTACTCGAAGAAGCAACTGTTGTCGGGCGTCAAAATTTAGCCACACTTGCAGAAAATTCAACACTCTGGCAAAATCAGATTTTAATCAATCTTCCAATCATTATAAAATGTCCTGGATTAAGAACATTATATGGGAGATTTCAAAATATGCCGGTAATTATAGTTGCCGCAGGACCTTCACTTGATAAAAATGTCATGCATTTAAAAGAGGCTAAAGATAAAGCGGTAATTATATGTGTAGATACTGCATTAAGAACCTTATTTAATCATAATATTAAACCAGATCTGGTAATTACGATTGATGCTACGGCAAAAAATTATAATTATTATTTAAAAGATTTAGATATATCCGATATATATTTAATTGCCGGGCCTGCTGTTTATCCTGAAACCTTTTTAGCTGCTATTTCAAAGATATTTGTAAGTAGTTTTGGACACCCGTTATTGGATTGGATTGAAACATTCATCGGGGTTAAAGGAACAATTAAACTGGGTGGCTCTGTGTCAACCGCGGCTTTTGACCTGGCGCGAAGAGGTGCGGCTAACCCAATTATTTTTATTGGTCAGGACTTAGGATTCCCGGATGATAAAGTATATACTTCTGGCGTGAAAAAAGAACGATTTGAAGAAGCAGAAAAAATATGGCCAACAGTCGAGTTTATGTGGGTGGAAGATGTTTATGGCGGTAAAGTGAAGACAGTTCAAGGTATGTGGACATGGATTAAGTGGTTTGAACATCAGATAAGTGAAATGCCCCAGACACTCTGTATTGATGCCACTGAAGGGGGAGCAAAAATACCAGGAACGAAAATCCTTACCTTAAAAGAAACCATTGAGAAATATTGTCAAAAATCAATCAATATTGACCAAATCCTGCAACAGGCTTATAACTCTTATGTTTTGCCGGATATGAATAACCTTTTAAAAGAAATAGAAGGAATAATAAAGGATTGGAAAAAGGTTCAATTTATTGGTAAAGAAGGCACGGCGTTAGCCAATAGACTACTTGAAACAATAGCAGATAATCACATTGATAAAAAAGCAATGAAGATGTTCAAAGAACTTGGAATTTTATATCATCGGATAATTGAAAATCATCGAGGGTTTATGAGACTTAGTAGCTGGAATTTAGAATCCTTATTATTTCGCATGGAAAGGTTTAGTTTAAGCACAGACCCTGTAGTAAAAGCCACAGCCTGTAAAAATTTCTTTGAGGAAATATCAACTTATTGTCAGGAAACTGTTATCTCATTAACCTCAGTTCGTGAGAAGTTATTCCAGATACAATCTGAAAGAAAAAACAATGCTTGA
- a CDS encoding NAD(P)H-dependent glycerol-3-phosphate dehydrogenase, whose product MIVKMDVEIGVLGGGSWGTTLAIELYEKGFCVKIWEFSNEQVEIIRNKRENVRFLPGISIPAEIYITSCLEEVVKEAEVIIIAVPSQAVRDVVRQLPPMIESDVVIVSGVKGLEISTMKRISEVISEFFPSPAKIGVISGPSHAEEVSRKIPTAIVAAAADEKIAKFIQQLFNTSSLRVYTNTDLIGVELGGALKNIIAIAAGICDGLGFGDNTKSALITRGLVEIIRIGKILGAKESTFLGLSGLGDLVCTCTSRHSRNRHLGEMIGKGIPLQEALSSMVMVAEGVPTTKAAKELANSVGSELPITNEVYKVLFEMKNPRQAVEDLMLRVIKSED is encoded by the coding sequence ATGATTGTTAAAATGGATGTAGAGATTGGAGTTTTAGGCGGTGGTTCCTGGGGGACAACATTAGCTATCGAACTTTATGAAAAGGGATTTTGCGTTAAAATATGGGAGTTTTCCAATGAGCAGGTAGAGATAATAAGAAATAAGCGGGAGAATGTAAGGTTTTTACCAGGTATTTCTATTCCAGCAGAAATTTATATAACAAGCTGTTTAGAGGAGGTAGTAAAAGAGGCAGAGGTAATAATTATAGCCGTTCCGTCACAAGCAGTAAGAGATGTCGTTAGACAGTTACCACCAATGATTGAGTCTGATGTCGTGATAGTTTCAGGAGTAAAAGGTTTAGAAATCTCAACAATGAAACGAATTTCAGAGGTGATAAGTGAATTTTTCCCATCTCCAGCAAAAATTGGTGTTATTTCAGGACCTTCTCATGCAGAAGAAGTAAGTCGCAAAATCCCAACGGCAATAGTCGCCGCCGCCGCCGATGAAAAGATAGCAAAATTTATTCAACAACTCTTTAATACATCCAGTTTAAGGGTATATACTAATACAGATTTAATCGGAGTAGAATTAGGGGGTGCATTAAAAAATATTATCGCCATCGCCGCCGGGATATGTGATGGGCTGGGATTTGGAGATAATACAAAATCTGCACTTATTACCAGAGGATTAGTAGAAATTATTCGGATAGGAAAGATATTAGGGGCGAAAGAATCGACATTTTTAGGGTTAAGTGGTCTGGGAGATTTAGTTTGCACCTGCACAAGTAGGCATAGTAGAAATAGGCATCTGGGAGAAATGATAGGTAAGGGAATCCCACTTCAAGAGGCTTTATCGTCAATGGTGATGGTAGCTGAAGGAGTGCCAACAACTAAAGCCGCTAAAGAATTAGCCAATAGTGTGGGGAGTGAACTTCCTATTACCAATGAAGTCTATAAGGTGCTTTTTGAAATGAAAAATCCACGACAGGCGGTTGAGGATTTAATGTTAAGAGTGATAAAATCAGAGGATTGA